Within Phreatobacter oligotrophus, the genomic segment CTCTCACACGATCCGCGCCAGCTCCGCCTGCACCTTCAAGAGCTTCGGCAGGATCTCCGCCACGATGATTCCAGGGGGAAAGCGTGTCGCCTGCGTGCCGACATTGATCGCCGCGACCACCTTGCCCTCGCGGTCGATGACCGGCACGGCGATGGAGGTCAGCCCCACCTCCAGCTCCTGGTCGATCACCGCATAGCCGGCGGTGCGCGCGGCCGCGACCCGCGCCATGACCGCCTCGACGCTGGTGGCCGTCGCACGGGTCAGCGCTCGCCGGTCGGAGGCCTCGACGCGGCGGCGCGCCTCATCCTCGGGAAGGGCTGCGAGCAGCACCCGACCCATCGAGGTGCAATAGGCCGGCAGGCGCGAGCCGACCGACAGGCCCACCGACATGATCCGCTTGGTGGCGGCGCGGGCGACATAGACGATGTCGCGGCCGTCCAGCAGCGAGGCCGACGAGCTCTCGCCGATCTCCTCGCTGAGGCGCTCCAGCGCGTTCTGCAGCACGGCGGTCAGCGGGGTCGAGGACAGATAGGCGTAGCCGAGCTGGAGGACGCGCGGTGTCAGGGCGAAATGCCGGCCGTCGGTCTCGGCATAGCCGATGCGGGCGAGGGTGATGAGGCAGCGGCGCGCGGTGGCGCGGCTGAGGCCCGTCATGCGGGCCACATCGGCAATGGTGAGGCGCGGATGGCCGGCATCGAAACAGGCGATCACGGCGAGGCCTTTTTCGAGGCCCAGCATGTGGTCGCGGTCGATCTGGCGGAAAGGAGCGGCGTCCAGGGTCGGCCTCACGCGATTGTGCGGTCACCGCACATCTTGCCGTTTTTGCGCGGATGGGGCAACGGAATTCCGCCCCGTTTTGCCGTCATGTCACGGGGCGTCGTGCCGCCCGTTCTCCCGAAGGCCTCCCATGTCGCTCCGCCTCCTCGTCGTCGAAGGCAACACCGCCGCCGATCGCGCCCGCCATGCCGCCAGCCGCGGCGCGACGCCGTCGGAGGCCTATGCGGAGGTGCTGCGGGAGCTCGCGCCCGATGCCGTCTGCGACATCGCCTTCCCCGCCGATCCCGGCGCCAACCTGCCGGATGCGGGCGGCCTGGAGGGCTATGACGGCGTGGCGCTGACCGGCTCGTCGCTCAACCTCTACGACATGACCCCCGAGATCCGCTCGCAGATCGACCTCGCCCGGCAGATCTTCGCCTCGGGCACGCCGGTCTTCGGCTCCTGCTGGGGCCTGCAGGTCCTCACCACGGCTGCCGGCGGCGTGGTGCGCCGGAACCCCAAGGGCCGCGAAATGGGCTTTGCCCGCAAGATCGTCCCCAACGAGGCCGGCCGCGCCCATCCGATGCTGGCGGGACGGCCCATCGCCTTCGACGCGCCGGCGGTTCACCAGGACGAGGTGGAGACCATGGCGCCCGGCACCACCCTGCTCGCCTCCAACGGCATGAGCGAGGTTCAGGCCGTGGAGATCCGTGTCGGCGAGGGCCTGGCCTGGGCGGTGCAGTACCATCCGGAATTCTCGCTCGCCGAGGTCGCGGCCATCGGCGGGGCGCTGGGACCCCGCCTCGTGGACGAGGGCTTCTTCGAGGATATGGAGGCGCTCTCCCGCTGGCGCGCCGACCTCGAGGCGCTCGACGCCGACCCGTCCCACCAGCCGGCGGCCTGGCGTCACGGCTTCGACGAGCAGCTGCTCGATACCAGCCGCCGCCGCACCGAAATCGCCAACTGGCTGGCGACGGTGGTGCGGCCGGCCAAAAGCAGGCGCGGGCGGGCATGACCGGGGAGCGGGAGGCCATCGTCCGCCGTCAGCTCGGCCTTGAACCGGCCGGGCTCGCCACGCGGATGCGCCTTGCCGCCACCGAGGCCCTGACCATGGGCCTCGCCTATGCGACGCCGCTGTGGTTCGCGCGGTCACCCACTCCCGTGCCGGCCGAGACGATCTGGCAGTTCCTCACCCGCCCCCAGCTCCCGCCGATCCAGGCGCTGGTCGATCACTGGCCGCTGGCGGCGCGGCGCGAGCGCCTGCTGCGCGAAGCCCTCTCGGTCAGCCATGCCGACGGCATCCAGTACCATTACGACCTGTCGAACGACTTCTACGCGCTGTTCCTCGACCGGCGCTTCATGTTCTACACCTGCGCCGATTTCCACGCGCCCGGCGACACGATCGAGGATGCCCAGCTCGCCAAGGCGAACCACATCCTCGGCCTTCTCGACCCGAAGCCGGGCGAGCGCATCCTCGAACTCGGCTGCGGCTGGGGCTCGATGCTCAGGCATATCCATGCCGCGACCGGCGATGCCGAGAACCTCTCAGGCCTGACCCTCTCGCACGACCAGCTCGCCTATATCCGCGACAACCTCGGCCTCAGGGCCGAGTACGACGACTTCATCACCCGCGACTACGGGGTGGAGACGCTCGACAAGGTCTATTCGATCGGCTCCTTCGAGCACATCAAGCCGGACGAGGCTCTGCCGCTCTACCGGCGCCTCCATGCGGCGCTGAGGCCCGGCGGCCGCGCGGTCTTCCATTTCTTCTCGCTGAACGGCACCGACCGCTGGCCGACCTCGATGCTGGGGGCGCAGGCCTTCTTCCCCGGCTCGGTGCTGGCGCTGCACACCGACCACCTCGCCTGGGCACGAGAGGCCGGCTTCCGCCTCACCCACGATTCATCCCACGACTACCGGCCGACGCTGCGCGCCTGGTTCGACCGCCTGGTCGAGAACCGCGCCGAGGCCGAGCGGCTCGTCGGGGTGCAGGTGGTGAACAAGTATCTCGCCTTCTTCGCCACCTCCTGGTCGTTCTTCAACCTCGGCAAGGCGACGCTGCACCGGCTGGTGCTGATGAAGGACTGAAGGCGCCCTACGTCGCCGCGGCCGCAGCCTTCGCGTCATCGGCCAGCTGACGCACCAGCGCCTCGACGCGCCTGACCTCCGGAATGTGGCCGAGGGTCTCGGACCGCTCGACCTTGTCGCCGTCGGAGTCCCGCCCCTCGCCGAAGATCAGCTTGAGGGTGCCGGAGCCGTCGCGGCGCTCCCGGCATTCCATGGCGAGGAGATCGTGCGGCCAGACCGTCCGAATGGTGACGCCGCTGGCGGTGAGCGTCACCGAGCCGACGCGGCGCGTGGTGACCAGCCACAGGGTGCACGCCGTGCGCCGCGCCGTCCAGAAGGGAAGGCCCATCAGGACGATACCGACCGCGATGAAGGGCAGTCCGAACAGCGTGAAGACGAGGCCGAAGGTTGAACTGGCCTCGCTGCCGCGCCCGGCAAGGCCGAGGGCCCCGCCGATGGCCATGGCTTCCCAGAAGAGGGCGAAGGCCGTCCAGGGGATGGCGAAGAGCCAGATCGGCAGCGCCCGCCAGAAGGCGGCGCGGGATGAGGGCCGTCCGGCCCACCGGATGGGTTCGCCGGGAAAGGCCCCGGCGGCGGCCCGGGCCAGGTCGGCGGGAAGGTCCGATGGCAACGTCATCGGCCCACATTTACCCAGGGGCGAGCGAAGAAAGCGTGAAGGCGATCCCGCGAAACTGGCGGGATCGACGGGTTCTCACGCGTCCATCTTGAGCGCGGCGATGAAGGCTTCCTGCGGGATGTCCACCTTGCCGAACTGGCGCATCTTCTTCTTGCCCTCCTTCTGCTTGTCCAGAAGCTTGCGCTTGCGGGAGATGTCGCCGCCGTAGCACTTGGCGGTGACGTCCTTGCGCAGGGCCGAGATGGTCTCGCGGGCGATGACCTTGGCGCCGATCGAGGCCTGGATCGGGATCTTGAAGAGGTGCTGCGGGATGAGGTCCTTCAGCTTCTCGCACATGGCGCGGCCGCGGCTTTCGGCGCGGTTGCGGTGGACGAGCATGGACAGCGCGTCGACCGGCTCGCCATTGACCAGGATCGACATCTTCACGAGGTCGCCCTCGCGATAGTCGGTGATCTGGTAGTCGAAGGAGGCATAGCCCTTCGAGATCGACTTCAACCGGTCGTAGAAGTCGAAGACGACCTCGTTGAGCGGCAGGTCATAGGTGACCATGGCGCGCGAGCCGACATAGGTCAGGTCGATCTGCACGCCGCGGCGGTCCTGGCAGAGCTTCAGCACCGAGCCGAGATAGTCGTCGGGCGTCATGATCTTGGCGCGGATCCACGGCTCCGAGATGATCTCGATCTTCATCGGATCCGGCATGTCGGCCGGGTTGTGCAGCTCGATGAGCGTGCCGTCGCGCTGGAGGATCTGGTAGACGACCGAGGGCGCGGTGGCGATGAGGTCGAGGTTGAACTCGCGCTCCAGACGCTCCTGGATGATCTCGAGGTGGAGGAGCCCGAGGAAGCCGCAGCGGAAGCCGAAGCCGAGGGCGGCCGAGCTCTCCATCTCGAAGGAGAAGCTGGCATCGTTGAGGCGCAGCTTGCCCATGGCGGCGCGCAGGTCCTCGAAATCGGCGGCGTCCTGGGGGAAGAGGCCGCAGAAGACCACGGGCTGGGCCGGCTTGAAGCCCGGCAGGGCCGCGGCGGTCGGCTTCTTCTCGTCGGTGATGGTGTCGCCGACGCGTGTATCCGCGACCTCCTTGATCGAGGCGGTGATGAAGCCGACCTCGCCGGGGCCGAGATCCGTCACGTCGCGCATCTTCGGGGTGAAGACGCCGATCTTGTCGATGTCGTAGACGGCGTCCGTGCCCATCATCTTGATGCGCTGGCCCTTCTTCATCGTGCCGTCGATGACGCGCACGAGGACGACGACGCCGAGATAGGGGTCGTACCAGCTGTCGACCAGCATGGCCTTAAGCGGGGCGGACTTGTCGCCCTTCGGCGCGGGCAGGCGCTGGACGATGGCCTCCAGCACCGCGGGAATGTTGAGGCCGGTCTTGGCCGAGACCTCGACCGCGTCCGAGGCATCGAGGCCGATGACGTCCTCGATCTGCTGCTTGACGCGCTCGGGCTCGGCGGCCGGCAGGTCGATCTTGTTCAGCACCGGCACGATCTCATGGCCGGCATCGAGCGCCTGGTAGACATTGGCGAGCGTCTGCGCCTCGACGCCCTGCGAGGCGTCGACGACCAGGATGGAGCCCTCGCAGGCGGCGAGCGACCGCGACACCTCATAGGCGAAGTCGACGTGGCCGGGCGTGTCCATGAGGTTCAGGACATAGGTCTTGCCGTCGCTCGCCGTGTAGTCGAGGCGCACCGTCTGCGCCTTGATGGTGATGCCGCGTTCTTTCTCGATGTCCATGTTGTCGAGGACCTGTTCGGTCATCTCGCGTTCGGACAGGCCGCCGGTGACCTGGATGAGGCGGTCGGCAAGCGTCGATTTGCCGTGGTCGATATGGGCCACGATCGAGAAGTTGCGGATGAGGTCGAGCGGCGTGTCGGTCATGTGCTGGCACATAGCAGCACACCCCCGTCTTTCCAAGGATTGCGACGCAATGCCACCGCGTTGTGATAGCGGATTGCCCCATCGGGGGCCTTCCGGCCCCGCTTGCCAAGGCTGCGGCGGGGGTGCGACATAGCGCCGTTGCGGTGCGCAGGAGAGGCCCCGAATGACCCGCAAGCGCGAAGCCTACCAGTCCGGCCACACCCCCAAATTCATGGTGGTGGTGGACGAGACAGCCGAATGCGACCGCGCCATCGTCTTCGCAGCCCGCCGCGCCGCACGCACCGGCCACCGCCTGCTCATGCTCGCCGTGATCGAGCCGAAGGTGGGCGACGGGCAGGCGCTGTTCGGCGTCGCCGACGTGATGCGGGCCGAGGCCCATGCGGAAGCCCGCGCCAAGCTCGACGCCGCCGCCGACCGGACGATGACCCTGGTGGGCGTCGAGCCGGAGCTCGTGGTGCGAGAGGGCAAGCTGAGCGAGGCGATCCTCACCCAGATCGAGGAGGACCCGGACGTCGCCATCCTCGTCCTCGCCGCCGGAACGGGGAAGGACGGGCCGGGACCGCTGGTCTCCAGCCTCGCCCGCACCGCCGGCTCCTATCCGATCCCCGTCGCCATCGTGCCGGGCCAGCTCTCCGACGAGGAGATCGAGGCGCTGGCCTGACGCGCCTCACCAAAGTCACTCACCACGTCAGCTCGGCAATCGCGATGCGGTTCTCGGCGACGCTCCAGGCGCGCGCCACGACGCGCTCCTCATTGAACAGGCCGGCGACCGGCCGGCCGATCTCGGCGGCGGGCAGGCGCAGGGTCGTGGTCGCGTCGGTGGCCACCCCCTTGGTCACGTCGGCCGGTTCGCGGCCGTCGAGCAGCACCACATCGCGCGGAATGCCGAAATAGCCGCGCGGCCGCGTCATCAGCACGACGGCGCCGGCGGCGCGGTCGGCGTCCGTCAGCGGCCGGCCCGGGCGCAGATGGACGACGCTGGAGGAGCGCGGGAAGGCCGAGCGGTAGATGTGGGTGACGGGCGCGCCCGGCGCGGCCAGGACGAATTCCAGCGCATCGGTCGGCGCGACGGTCACGGGGCCCCAGCGGCCATCGGCGGCCGTGGTGATGTCGAGCAGCGCCTCGCCGCGGCGCTCGGCCGTCGCCGGATCGACGCGGAAGACCGTGACCTTGGCGCCCTCCACCGGGCGGTTGGTCGGCACGCCGCCGGGATTGCCGGTGACGAGGCCGGAGAGCCGCACCTGCGCCTCCGCCGGCACGGCGAGGGTCGAGGGCTCGGTGCCGGCGATGAAGCGGTGGATCTCGCGGAAGGCGCGGGGATGGAAGGCCACCTCGCGGTGGTCGAGCTGGCCGAGGGCGATGTTGGTCGCCCCGCGCAGGGTCGGGCCGTCCGCATCGATGCCGGTCGCAACGCCCGGACGGCCGACGAAGCGGCCGTCGGGCTGCGCGAACTTGTCGTTGCCGTCGCTGCGGAGGGTGAGGAAGGCGGTGCCCTCCACCACATCCGTGTCGCGGCGGTTGAGCATGGTCAGGAAGGGGCCGCGGCCGTTGAACTCGCTGCCGGGATTGGCATCCCAGGCGAAGACGCCGCGGTTCGGCGTACCGCAGAGCACGGCATGGCTGACCTTCGGAGCGCCGCCGGCCTCGACGACGAAGTTGCGCACGGCATTGCCGCCGCGCGAGCTCGCCACCAGCGCCAGCCGCGATGCGCCGGTGCGGGCGAGCAGGGCATCGACCTCGGCAGAGAGCTCGCGCAGCTGGTCGGCCGTGCCGGAGCGGCCGGCCTGGGTCACCGCATCGTCGTTGCGCGACAGCGGATCGGTGAAATTGAGCGCGCGCAGGCGATCGGCCGGCCAGCCATTGGCCTCGAAGCGCCAGAGCGTCGTCATCCAGAGGGCGGCATGGTCGCCATTGCCGTGGACGAAGAGGATCGGCGTTATCGGGCGCGGCTGGGCGCGGGCGGGAAGGATCGCGGCGGCGGCGAGGGCTGAGCCCGTCGCAAGGATCTGGCGGCGTGTCGGCATGGCGTTTTCTCCCGGGGGGTGAGACTGGCGGAGCGGCAAGCGGCGTCAACCCGGCCAAGCGGCCGCTTTCCAGTTGACGCGAGACCCGCGGATCGCCACATCATTGGGGCAGAGCAGTTTTTTGAATCATTCCAATCGGCCCGGCCTTGAACCGGCGTACGGGGAGAGCAGCATGTTCATCCAGACCGAAGCCACGCCCAATCCGGCGACCCTGAAGTTCCTGCCCGGCCGCACCGTCCTGCCCGAGGGCACCCTGCACATGCCGAACGCGGACGCGGCCCGCCAGTCGCCGCTGGCCGAGAAGCTCTTCGCGATCGACGGCGTCGCGGGTGTCTTCTACGGCAATGATTTCATCACTGTGACGAAGG encodes:
- a CDS encoding IclR family transcriptional regulator domain-containing protein; protein product: MLGLEKGLAVIACFDAGHPRLTIADVARMTGLSRATARRCLITLARIGYAETDGRHFALTPRVLQLGYAYLSSTPLTAVLQNALERLSEEIGESSSASLLDGRDIVYVARAATKRIMSVGLSVGSRLPAYCTSMGRVLLAALPEDEARRRVEASDRRALTRATATSVEAVMARVAAARTAGYAVIDQELEVGLTSIAVPVIDREGKVVAAINVGTQATRFPPGIIVAEILPKLLKVQAELARIV
- a CDS encoding type 1 glutamine amidotransferase codes for the protein MSLRLLVVEGNTAADRARHAASRGATPSEAYAEVLRELAPDAVCDIAFPADPGANLPDAGGLEGYDGVALTGSSLNLYDMTPEIRSQIDLARQIFASGTPVFGSCWGLQVLTTAAGGVVRRNPKGREMGFARKIVPNEAGRAHPMLAGRPIAFDAPAVHQDEVETMAPGTTLLASNGMSEVQAVEIRVGEGLAWAVQYHPEFSLAEVAAIGGALGPRLVDEGFFEDMEALSRWRADLEALDADPSHQPAAWRHGFDEQLLDTSRRRTEIANWLATVVRPAKSRRGRA
- a CDS encoding class I SAM-dependent methyltransferase, which codes for MTGEREAIVRRQLGLEPAGLATRMRLAATEALTMGLAYATPLWFARSPTPVPAETIWQFLTRPQLPPIQALVDHWPLAARRERLLREALSVSHADGIQYHYDLSNDFYALFLDRRFMFYTCADFHAPGDTIEDAQLAKANHILGLLDPKPGERILELGCGWGSMLRHIHAATGDAENLSGLTLSHDQLAYIRDNLGLRAEYDDFITRDYGVETLDKVYSIGSFEHIKPDEALPLYRRLHAALRPGGRAVFHFFSLNGTDRWPTSMLGAQAFFPGSVLALHTDHLAWAREAGFRLTHDSSHDYRPTLRAWFDRLVENRAEAERLVGVQVVNKYLAFFATSWSFFNLGKATLHRLVLMKD
- the lepA gene encoding translation elongation factor 4, producing the protein MTDTPLDLIRNFSIVAHIDHGKSTLADRLIQVTGGLSEREMTEQVLDNMDIEKERGITIKAQTVRLDYTASDGKTYVLNLMDTPGHVDFAYEVSRSLAACEGSILVVDASQGVEAQTLANVYQALDAGHEIVPVLNKIDLPAAEPERVKQQIEDVIGLDASDAVEVSAKTGLNIPAVLEAIVQRLPAPKGDKSAPLKAMLVDSWYDPYLGVVVLVRVIDGTMKKGQRIKMMGTDAVYDIDKIGVFTPKMRDVTDLGPGEVGFITASIKEVADTRVGDTITDEKKPTAAALPGFKPAQPVVFCGLFPQDAADFEDLRAAMGKLRLNDASFSFEMESSAALGFGFRCGFLGLLHLEIIQERLEREFNLDLIATAPSVVYQILQRDGTLIELHNPADMPDPMKIEIISEPWIRAKIMTPDDYLGSVLKLCQDRRGVQIDLTYVGSRAMVTYDLPLNEVVFDFYDRLKSISKGYASFDYQITDYREGDLVKMSILVNGEPVDALSMLVHRNRAESRGRAMCEKLKDLIPQHLFKIPIQASIGAKVIARETISALRKDVTAKCYGGDISRKRKLLDKQKEGKKKMRQFGKVDIPQEAFIAALKMDA
- a CDS encoding universal stress protein, which gives rise to MTRKREAYQSGHTPKFMVVVDETAECDRAIVFAARRAARTGHRLLMLAVIEPKVGDGQALFGVADVMRAEAHAEARAKLDAAADRTMTLVGVEPELVVREGKLSEAILTQIEEDPDVAILVLAAGTGKDGPGPLVSSLARTAGSYPIPVAIVPGQLSDEEIEALA
- a CDS encoding hydrolase, giving the protein MPTRRQILATGSALAAAAILPARAQPRPITPILFVHGNGDHAALWMTTLWRFEANGWPADRLRALNFTDPLSRNDDAVTQAGRSGTADQLRELSAEVDALLARTGASRLALVASSRGGNAVRNFVVEAGGAPKVSHAVLCGTPNRGVFAWDANPGSEFNGRGPFLTMLNRRDTDVVEGTAFLTLRSDGNDKFAQPDGRFVGRPGVATGIDADGPTLRGATNIALGQLDHREVAFHPRAFREIHRFIAGTEPSTLAVPAEAQVRLSGLVTGNPGGVPTNRPVEGAKVTVFRVDPATAERRGEALLDITTAADGRWGPVTVAPTDALEFVLAAPGAPVTHIYRSAFPRSSSVVHLRPGRPLTDADRAAGAVVLMTRPRGYFGIPRDVVLLDGREPADVTKGVATDATTTLRLPAAEIGRPVAGLFNEERVVARAWSVAENRIAIAELTW